The sequence ACAGAATATGGACATGGTTAATATGGGCAACATATGTTCATGGCACCTTAAGCAGAAATGAATAAAATACAATTTTGCTTGTTTAGAATGTCATGCTAAGATGCTAACCCAGGTTAAGTACTCTCACAACAAAGATTCTGATGTAAACATGTTACTTTATAGAAGGCTTATGCAGGTTCTGCATATGTACTAGATGAAAAATGTCACCATCCAACATTGAATGGTTCTCTGAACTAGCAGCAGGATGATATGAGAAGGCCACATCCAGAACAGAGGTTGGACTTTCATTTTCTTGTTCACAACATAAATTTAATTCACTATATAAACTATGAGCTAATCATGTGCACGTGGAAGACAATCAAAATTGTTGAGTATCGTATGGATGACTAAACTGAATCATGTCCAGATGTATGGAAGAAACCATACTCAATCAGACGAAACTACAAACTTTGGGAAAAAGAACAATGGCAAATAATCTTGATTACAGTCTGTTCTATCAAGGCAGATTAGCAATAGATCATAATAATGTGGTTATGCCACTGATACATGTGCTACATCCGTGCATGTATCAATCATTTTTGCACACCAGGATCGAGGCACATTTAGGCGGCTTATTCTCTACTAGTACATTAGAATTCAGAAAAGTCCACCcgtaaaaaaaatcagaaaagtcACCTACCTAGAATCTATACCTTACGGTTGATGCACTGGAGGGCTGCAGCCAGTGCCCGGGCCTATCAGTCCATGAAGGTGATGTCTAGCTTCCGCACCTACACCTTCAGACTACTGCTGATATTGTATGGGATGAGCAAGACAAGGACGAGCTTGGACGTATGTAGAAGGAGGAGTCTGCTCGCTGATCTCAAAGAAACAAGCAGGACAGGAATGAGCACAGATGGGAACCTAGACAAGGACGAGCTCGGAGGTCAGCTCGACGGGGAAAGCGGCCAAGCCGGCGGCGTATGAGCAGAGGTGAGGTTGAGGGCGAGCAGCGGAGTTGAGATCAGATCGAATTACTGGGCATCGATGGCGAGGTCGACGGCCGCCCGGCCCAGCCGGCGGTCGGCTGGAGGACGAGCCACGGGATTGAGGTGGACGAATGCAGAGTATTGGCGAGTGGCGACTGCGGCCAACAAGAGTTTCCATCTTATCACGGCATGGTGCACGACTTTGATCAAGCGAATCGGTACGCTGGGTTCACTTAGCGGTGGCATACATGCGTGAATACGTACATCTCAACTCCATTTTCTGTGTTTCCAGCGCCTGAGTGGTGAGATCGCGACCTCGGCATCTACAAACGGACGGCATCCAGGTGGGTTGGCAGTTTTGCAAAAACGATTTGGGTTGCCACATACATATTTCGATTAAGTATTAGTTCCTTTTATATTTGTACAAAGGTGGTGGAGAGGAAGACATAGATGACGGTAACTATAGGCTTCAATTTTTTTTTTGAGATTACTATAGGCTTCAATTTAGTATCATATAGATTAGTCACTGGAGGAGGGTGATTTCTGAAACTCTGCCATATCTTTTAGGAGAGCACGCGAAGAGCCAAGGTAATATATTGGGATTGGCTTGATATACATGGTAGCAAATAAAAGCGAGTGAGATAAAGGAAGGACAAATCACCGCCGATCAAACCCGATGTGTTTTTATTCCCGAAAAGAATGTTCGTATGGAATCCTCCGTATATTTCTAGTACTTGCAATAATGAACAAGAAACTAATTAAGGGTAATAAATAGGGAATAGAAGATATGGCCATTTTCCATCAATGAACAAATAGAGGTGAAGATGAGGAAGCAGTAATGCAGCAAGCATTAATTTGCATCCAAAAGCGACGCGAGTACAAGTAATCTCCTTAGTGTTTGAGGAAGAGGTTCCTGCGCTCTATTCCCCCTTCCTCCTACTCCTCTACGAACGTCCGTTTCTGTGTAGCTCTACCCCTCACTCTTGCTAGCCTAGCCAAAATGAAGATGCTCTGCTGCTTCGCGATCGGCGCGAGACATGCTCAGCCTGTTCCTGGGAAGGATCAATCCGTCGTGACGGCCAGCGTCGGCGTGAACAACTTCCCCGCGGCCGGCCAGGGCGGAGTCGAAGCACCAAAGGGCTACGAGGAATGCCACCTGCCGGCGTGCCGCCTTCGCGGGAGCCCTCACCTCGCAACCGTCGCGAAGGAAAAGGAGGGCTCCGGTGCGGCAGTGCGGGCGGCGTGGCGCGGGGCGTACGGGGCGGCGGGGAAGCCGCGGGAGGACGCGGTGACCATGCAGGACACCGTGTCGATGCGCCCGTCCTTCTGCTCTTGGGTCGACGGCTCGCGCATGCACTTCTTCGCCGTCTTCGACGGCCACGGCGGCCCCGTGGGTAACCTCTCTACGAACGTGGCCACACTCAAGCTCATCACCGACTTGTATGTACTCAGAATTTCCGTGGTGGTGCAGGTGTCGGTGGTGTTGAGGGACCACATGCACGCGATCCTGGCGGACGAGCTGACCCGCGCGGCCGTAGCCTACCGAAAGAAGCAGCAGCAAGACGAAGAGGCGGAGCTGTGCGCATGGAAGGGCGCGCTGAGGCGGAGCTTCGCGCGGGCGGACGAGCAGGCGGCGTCGGGGGTGCCGACGGGCACCGTCATGGGGTCCACGGCGGTGGTGGCGCTCGTGGTTCGCGGCCACATCCTCGTGGCCAACTGCGGCGACTCATGCGCCGTGCTCTGCCGCGCCGTCCCACTCTCCCAGGACCGCAAGGTGAGCATGCTGCTGGTGTCATGTGTAATTGTGTATTGTGTTTCTTTCCTCGTCCAATACGAGGTGCGCCTGTCCTTCTCCTCGCTGGGGATTAATGTGAGCTTGATGTGTATGTGGATGCAGCTCACACGGCTGGACGACATGGCGGCGCCCGGTGGCGCACGGATGTACCACTACGACGGGGTGCCGCGCGTGCAGGGGATCCTTAGCAGGTCGCGAGCTTTAGGTATGCACAAGTAGCGTTAACCTTCTTTCAAAATAGTTAATGTCTTTTTTTTGCGAGGTTAAAAA comes from Triticum urartu cultivar G1812 unplaced genomic scaffold, Tu2.1 TuUngrouped_contig_10422, whole genome shotgun sequence and encodes:
- the LOC125526537 gene encoding probable protein phosphatase 2C 37; the protein is MQDTVSMRPSFCSWVDGSRMHFFAVFDGHGGPVSVVLRDHMHAILADELTRAAVAYRKKQQQDEEAELCAWKGALRRSFARADEQAASGVPTGTVMGSTAVVALVVRGHILVANCGDSCAVLCRAVPLSQDRKLTRLDDMAAPGGARMYHYDGVPRVQGILSRSRALAMHASCHVTSKQRVLPGFVSYCLLLT